A part of Dreissena polymorpha isolate Duluth1 chromosome 13, UMN_Dpol_1.0, whole genome shotgun sequence genomic DNA contains:
- the LOC127854962 gene encoding uncharacterized protein LOC127854962, which yields MAKLKNKIKKKLSSTRKVVLKMFVCMCCPTLVTKMEVDANECNDADDLVVTRVYRAARFTNAVAAERMRVQGSKSATLAESQTAAGTSRRQKNLHEKTRRPASPRTSAISRERISSWNRDSENFVIPRSPEENDTGSEKGAYGDTSLDLTTLQAYLNWI from the exons ATggcaaaactaaaaaataaaattaagaaaaaacttTCGAGTACGAGGAAAGTGGTCCTCAAGATGTTCGTCTGCATGTGCTGCCCAACTTTAGTCACGAAAATGGAGGTCGACGCAAACGAATGCAACGATGCCGATGACCTTGTGGTGACTCGCGTTTATAGGGCCGCCAGATTCACCAACGCCGTCGCTGCCGAAAGGATGCGCGTCCAGGGCTCAAAAAGCGCGACCCTTGCAGAGTCGCAAACTGCCGCCGGAACTAGCAGACGCCAGAAAAATCTGCACGAAAAAACGCGGAGACCAGCTTCACCGAGAACGTCCGCAATATCAAGGGAGCGAATCTCGTCGTGGAATCGTGACTCCGAGAATTTTGTTATTCCACGG AGCCCGGAAGAAAACGACACCGGAAGCGAGAAGGGCGCCTACGGAGACACCAGCCTTGACTTGACAACATTGCAGGCGTATTTGAATTGGATATAA